TAAACACTTTTGGGAAAACATTTGCGTGCTTGCCAGGGTGTAGTGAGACAAGGTGTCATTTCTGGAGGCGCTTCACACTCGTCTCTGTACCTGCAGATCTCGTCGGTGTTGATCAGTGAGGTGCACAGTGTGCGGGCCGGGCGGCACCTGGCCTCCAAACTCAACATGCTTGTCCAGCACCACTTTGACCTCgcctccaccaccatcaccaacaTCCCCATGAAGGTACCactttttcctcctcctcctccctctgcaTGACACTCAAGCTATTCTTGATCAGGCCCCAAATGCCTTTCTGCTCACCTCACCTCAGTTTCAATTGCATTTACAAACTCTCTGTAATGCATTAAAACTCTCACCTCATTAGGTTGGACATGAGTTCACGGCTTGTTACTGTCAGACGTTCTGTTGTGTGACCTCTCTTTTCTCATGCACTTTGAATTCAGTTTAATTTGACTCATTTTGTTGCCTTCATTGTTAgtcattgtgtatgtgtgtgtgtatgtaagtgtgtgtgtgtgtgtgtgtgtgtgtgtgcgcgcgcgtgtgcgacGTGTGTCACATGTTGTGCTGACTCTGAAACGGCTGCTGTTTTCATGCACTATTTTCTGTTTTGCTAGCCCACATTAAATGTTTGTGAGCAGGTCAGTACTCTTAAACACAGAATGACAGGTCTCCCTCCAGGCTGTATGCTTTGACTGTTGTGTTCATCCATCAGGCACTAATTGCCATCATTGGTTGTGGCAAATCTTTAGCCTGCCTCAGCATTCTGCCACAGCTTCCTGTTGATTCTTTAAGAGGTCAATGGTAGACACGTGTCTCAGAGCCCATACAGTTGGACTATTAGTGGTCCTAGTGTCTGTGTTATAAAGAAACACTGCCTGGTAGGTCTATAATATCAGCTATTTGAATGCCTTACAGTTGCCAAACGCTAATGCTCTTTGTTGTCTAATGCAACACAAAGAAATCCGTAAAAAGATACCAGTAATATAAAAGATAGTCCATTAGTATATTTCTAACTTGTGACGTTACTACACACTGAAACCTTTGTTGTTATCAATTGTCTTGTTAAAATGAAAGGGTGCTCCAAAAAAATATACCCTGATCAGGGTATCATAGTTCAGATATTTTCCTATGAACAAGCACTGTGGGGATTGAAATGAGCCTGAGACATAACTCTTTGAAACACCAGTCAAGCATTTGTCAGAATGTTTGAGTTTAGAAGTGTACATATACTTCCTAATCAGTGTGATGATGCTGAGCTGGATGAAACTTCACATGCCTCTTAGTCACCACCATGTCCCATTaagaccccccccctccacccccccaatGTTTCTTGTACCTCTTCAGTACCTTCCCTATTTGAGATGGTTGGTCACAACCTCACTTGTAGTGTCTTGCAGTGGTCTGATCGTTTGTGCAGTGTTGATTAGTGGTGAATACCCCTTTGTTCTCCCTCAgacatctctatctatctcatcATCTTTATTTCTGAGCCGAGTTATTGAATCACACATTAAACTGAACTTCAGGAATGTAAACTCTGCAAACAGGGTTTTACATATCCCCAAACAGTTGGTGTTAACATGAATAATGAAATGAACCAGGAACTTTAGCCGAGAGTTGGTTaccttttttaaatgtattatcaGCTTAAGAAAGCTGCTGTAGATGTTGTTGATTATGCACAGCAAACTGGTAGCATTGGAAGCACTGGTTTATAATGCAAATATTACACTAAGTTCTCTGGCCCAATAGGTTTCAGGCCTTTACTTGTACCAAAATATCCTCATTTGGGAACTGCCTTACTAACCCAAAGTACATGCTGTTGCATCAGCAGTAGTGTGACAGTCTTAGGCCTTGTGATTCCACAGACCTCAGTAGTCTGTTAGCGGTCAACTCTCTGCCTGTCCAGTGTCCACCCCTCTCCTTCCGTATTGTGCATTTCCTTTATGTCTCAGAGTGTCCCAAGTTGGTCACAACTGGCCTCTCTCACCGATCTCTATATCATCCAGGCGTCCCCCAGCATATGCTGTCGAGGCCGCCACATTGCTGTATAGATCGGTGAAGAGTGCCCCTTTTGTGCCACTGGAGCTCAGACAAACATGAAAGCAGCAGTGCCTTGCCACACAGAGTGCAAGTGGGAATAGCACGGCAGAtgttgtttgatttgttttggtCGCTGTGCAGGAGGAGCAGCATGCCAACACGTCCGCCAACTACGACGTGGAGCTTCTGCACCATCGGGACGCTCACATAGAGTTCATCAAAAGTGGTAAGCCACATTCGGcacacttctttttttttgttttttttaccttttttaacGGCAGTTTACCAGTAAAGGTGCCCCAGAGAGAGGTAGTGGTACTGCCCTTGCAGTCATACGCAGAGCTGTGTAGCGTAATGGCAAATCTCCGTTTGCTATTCAACAGGAGACCTCCACATGGCAGGAAGCACCAGCCGTGACAGCGGGCTCAAGGAGACTGTCACTCTAAAATGGTGCACGCCCCGTACCAACAGCGTAGGTGAGTACCAGCACTCTACAGTGTTCATCAAGTTCACTTTGGGTGAACTTTTCCCTGAGGATTAATCTTTGATTTCTGATAGGGATGGACAATAACGGTACGACATCGGTATCGGCAGATATGAACATTTCTGCAGATATTCCTGCCAGATGAATCAGCAAGACTATATCGACACAACCTATTTGGGTTTCAGAGGAAGCATCATACAAATCTGTTCAAATAGGATGAGATCTACATTTCTAGTTGAAAATGTCATCTATATGCATATTTTACGTACATGTATACTTAATGTTACAATGATTACTTTATTTTTCATGAGGGAATGTCCACTTTTGTTAAAGTTTACAATCAGGGTAGAATGAATGACAGTGAATAAATTAATTTTCCCTTTATATGTAACACCAAGGCCATCACAGTAATAGAAATTGGAGAGACCCTTAAAGGAAATAAAAAAGATTTGTATATATTGGCATCAGCAATTGGCCAAAATGAGTTACAAATGTTGGTATATTGAATATTAGCAGAAATCCAATATTGTGCATCCCTAAgtcctgatgtaatcctccgccattgtttgttttttgcagAATTGCATTACTGTACGGGCGCCTTTCGGATGTCACCTGTGGATGTGAACAGTCGTCCCTCATCCTGCTTAACTAACTTCCTCCTGAATGGTCAGTCTCCATTCTGAACACCACGAAATCTAAACCTCTCAGAGAGAAACGGGGCAGAACAGGACAAGCATATTTACTAACCACAGCCATGCTGTGTCTCGTCATCCTCCACTTTTTTCAGGTCGCTCTGTGCTTCTCGAGCAGCCCCGCAagtcagggtcaaaggtcatcagcCACATGCTGAGCAGCCATGGTGGCGAGATCTTCCTACATGTGCTCAACAGCACGCGCTCCACGCTGGAGGACCCGCCATCCATCAGCGAGGGCTGTGGCGGCCGTGTCACGGATTACCGCATCACGGTGAGCCTCACCTCCACCAGCTCTCAATGATGAGACCACTGGGAGGAAATGTGCTCGTTCATACTGTACAAAGTCAGAGTGGGCTTTTGTCTTGAACAATGTCTTGAACAATACACAGACTCTGGGGTTGGGATTGTCTTTGAGGTAACTGAAGTGAGTTCCAGTCTGACATTTAACTTGCACTGATATCCACTCATGTGAAAGAGGGCTCTGGGTGTCTTGTGTTGCCACTCCATTTGCTCTGCTTAAAAGCCATTTCCTTGTTTACTGCGTCAGTGTTTGGAGTTGTCACTGTAATGAATGTCTGCTGATTTACAGGACTTTGGGGAGTTCATGAGGGAAAACCGCCTGACTCCCTTCCCAGAATCCTCGAGCAGGGACAGTGCGGGGAAGACCCCGTCGGAGAGAGCCAAAGCCCAGTTGGAGCGGCACACGCGGTACTGGCCCATGATCATCTCCCAGACCACCATCTTCAACATGCAGGCCGTGAGTGACCATCATTTTGTCTTAGAGCGCTGGTAGCATTGTTGTGGCAACGGTCCttgaaatatgaaaaaaaaaaatggtacaAAAATTGTTTCCTTAAATATATTTCCTTCATTTTTATCAGCGTTGTCATCTACAATGATACTACACCATTTTACATTTAAGATGTAGATACTGTAATTGTTTCATGTGGACCAATATGTGGTAACCTATGTCACATAAGGTCCTTTTGTACTGTAGGGACTTTTTCAGTTCCTTTTTTTTGCACATTCGGACAGCATGGAACTGGGGATTATTGAGTTCCTCTGACTACAGTCCCTCTCTTTGAGCACCTACCTTGGGGTAGGGTCTTTTCCCTGTGCATAGGAACCATGACTGATGTACATGTCAACTTGGCCAAGGCAGCAGAAgtgccatttttaaaaaatctctgTAAGAATAATTCAGCTTCTGTTGAAAATGTGCGTAACATAAAAACTCCACAAGAAGGTTGCAGAGGCATTTATTACTTCATGTTCACAGGCTACTAACGTGTGTTAAGTCATCTCAGAGTTCCTACTGTGTGCAAatgcaaacagacaaaaaagcCCAAGGAACTGTGGAGTTCTAGGAGTAGCCTCTCCAGTTAGTATGTAATAGGACTGTGTTCTTAGAACTGTTGTGTCTGAATGCGCCTATTAACTGAAGCTGTGTTAGGTTTGTGTAGCAAGTGCTGATTAGCTGTTCTGTATGCCATGCAGGTGGTCCCCTTGGCTAACCTCATTGTGAAAGAGTCATTGACAGAGGAGGATGTGCTCACTTGCCAAAAGACTGTCTACAATCTAGTGGACATGGAAAGAAAGAATGACCCATTGCCCATTTCTACAGTAGGCTCCCGTGGCAAAGGGCCGAAGAGGTAAGTGTCTGTGGTCATATTTATTTCCTGGACTCAAAAGGCACCATCATTGTATTTGCATAAAGACGCATTTCAATTAGATTTAATAATAGAATTTAATTCAAGTTTTAAATGTCAACAGATATTTTTGGAGGACCTGGCAGTTGTACAGAcaggcgcgcgcgcacacacacgctcagctTTATTTCCAGAATTTGTCCTTTTGGCACATCCTCTTCTAATTAAGACTGTTAACACCTGCTGCTTTGTTTGGTTTGGCATTAGCATAGCGCTCGATTACCATTACAGTGGCGGACTGACAGACAAACACTGTTGCCTGCAGGGATGAGCAGTACCGCATCATGTGGAACGAGCTGGAGACGTTGGTTAAGACCCACGTGAACACCAGCGAGCGGCACCAGCGCGTCCTCGAGTGCATCAGCGCCTGCCGCAGCAAGCCCGCCGAGGAGGAGGACCGGAAGAagcgagggaggaagagagaggacaaggaggaCAAAGCTGAGAAGAACGGCAAGGATGAGGAGAAGTCATGGCAGGACTCGGATAGGTGTGTTACATAGCAGGGTATTTCAATGTTGTCCAGACAGTGTTGTTGACTACTATTGCTAATGTTTCCCACGGTGTGGAAAATGTGTGGTGGGGTTGTGGGGAACGACTAATGAACTGTTATCATAACTTTTTCACAAAACACTCACTTTATTGACAGGAGCTGGGTTATCAGCAGATCCTTCTTTTAATTAGTTCACTAATTAACGTTTTACTTAGCGGAGCTACAATTGGCCTTTACTGTATGCATACTTATTAtgcggctcttcacaatgcaagtagaacgctccattgacttgaatgggatttcccaaagttctaccggTCATTATTTTTGCCTAAGGACCTctacaatgcaagtagaacgctccattgacttgaatgggatttcctaaAGTTCTACCGGTCATTATTTTCGCCTAAGGACCtctaaataatgaccgctgtcaatggcaacggactttcattcaaaagtgaaggcagacggttgatcagctgagttctaaagaacgtttgattcaagttcagcgtgtgttgcgaactatttgtttctcagcaaaagccataaCGAAATGGTaaataataaatgtaaagagacatcatggagtttattttttcgttttggcaagtagccgtataataagcgggataatgtatagataGGCGGTCAGTATTggaaaaataagtcccttcagggcgaagcaagacccggtccggttcgccctgtcgggacttattttcccaatgatgaccggcgttctatacattatcccttacttgtaTGCAGCAGATGCTTTATGCAAAGCACCAGCACCAGTATGTTTTTCCAGTGTCTACGATCCTTGGGCAAAatggaagagaaaaagaagTCTTCCACAAGGGCATTATTTTCATGCCTGATTCAGTGTGGAGTGTAGCCGTTCACTTTTCCCAGTCAATTGAATTTGTAATAAGCTCATATGAATTCATGCAGGATTCGCATTTACCAGCCTATGTCATTCTTCAGAATAAATTGCCATGCTAGCCCTTGAACCGTGTATTATACTCACCTGTCCTTGTTTTATTGGGCTGTTTGTTTCCCTCACTCATGTTAACATATCAGTTATGATCGCACTCGATGCCCCAGAGGTTAAATAGCTGGATTTGGAGAGACTTTTCGTTTAACACAGGATGGCCTTTGTGTTCCCTGTTGTAATAActggtgtgtttatttttttccagactGAAGTGGGCACAAGACAAAGAGGATCAGACAGAGTCAGAAATCATCAAGGACTCTCCTGACTCCCCAGAGCCACTCAACAAGAAGCCGCGCCTTACAGAGGAGGTGCAGGTGCCGGAGAAATCAAAAGGTAGAGCTAATGATATTTTTCCTGCTTGCCACtgatacaataaaaaaaaccttgtggacatatatttaattttctCGTCTTGTCCTGTATCGATTAGGTCCTGTCTCGCTACTTTCTATGTGGACCAGTAGGATCACAACGGCTAACTCCAGGAAGCACCAAGAGTTTGCTGGGAGAATCACCTCAGTCAACAATAAGGCTGAGTTGTACCAGAATCTTAAGGATGAGAATGGGTTAGTGTCTTCCCTACACATTCCATTCACCTTGTCCGTGCTTATTAATAGAAAAGAAACATACCTTACTTGGTGCATACCTGTTGGCAACATTTTCTTGAGAATTTGTTTAACTATAATTTTTGACAAGGTTATCTGTCTGACAATCTCAACAAATTTTGTCTCCTCACTGGGTATTATGATTTGCCTCCTCAGAATGGATACACATGAGAATGGCAAAGCCACTAGATGATGTGCAGGAGCTCATGAGCGGAAGTCTCACCACATCTTCAACACCACTTGAGGAAGGATGTCGCTGCTCTAAAGGATGTGATGTCACGACGAGCCCTCACATTAGCGTGATGTCTGACAGGCTGGTACCCCTACGTGCTTCACAAAGACTTTTCTATACAGGGGAAATGGCAGCGGTCTTAGGACAAggcatttgtttttgtcttatttgtgttttttaacCCATGTGTTTGTAAAATCCTAAAGATTTTTGGGAAAGAATAAACATAATTGCGCATTTGTTCATTTTATCTTCACATCTCCCCCGAGAGGAATGAGCCTCTTTTGAACATGAAATGTTTGAAATGTTTCATTCTTAAAATTATAATTTGAACCTTTCATTCCAACACATGGAGGAATAACAATGGTAACTGTATCTCTGTATAAGTATATTGAACCAAATAATGTAACAAATCCAGTCTGTATCATGCTGTGAAAAGGCACAATCCACACAAAAATATGCCCACATTTATATTAAATTACTACATTTCAAATGTCTTTCAGTGCCCTCATCAAAATATGTACATCATCTGCAGCAAATGCCCCTGTGTAAACTAAACAAGTCACCTTGTAACAAACCTTTTTATATCTAATGAGATGTGTCAATTTCATAACAAGCAACAATGGAATGCGTTAACATTTAGTAAGTGGTGAAATGTATCAAACCATTGTTAGAAGTTTTATACATCAACTTACTGCAAAGGAAATTTGGAGGCTAGGAACCAAAGGGTCTTATTATACTACCTCTGTTAGTTCTAACTCTGTAAATTGCCTGAGATAAATAAGTTTGGCTTCAGCTTGTTTGCAGTTTGTACTTTTTACATTAAAACTTTATACATTTTACATACATGCTTTATGCTGAGCCTCAAAAAATGAAGTGCATTGCAAATTCCTATATTCACATTTCAGAGCCTAGTGTGGTGGAAACTGATAATGTGGAGGAAATTGATAAGATGTTTTTTTGATGAGATGTTTTGCCATGTGTGTCTATACTTCGACCTTCACAATACGTTTCAGATTTATCCTGGGCTGTAGTAAGATTGAGCCACAGCTTCAGGGGTGGTGGGGCCATCTCGTGTTGGAACTGTGGAGGGCTCCTTGGCTGCAAGGCCTTCACATCCAAAGGGTATGGAGCCATAAAACCGTCTGAAGGCCAAAGGGTTGTCCTCTGTGCCCAGAAGTGGTCCTTACAAAATCGTAACAGAGCCCATACCAGGATGATCAATAGCAGCAAGCAGCAGACCACCAGCAGTGCTGTCAAAACACTAGCCACCCAGTAATATCTGTCTGGTGGTAGGGTCTTTGTGGTGGTTGGAGGGGCAGGTGTTTGAGTCAATGTTTTTGTAGAGGTGTCAGGAGAACTTTTTGGATCAGGTAAGGTAACTTGGAGGCATTTTCCCCTATAGATTACCTGACCTATTTTGTGAATGGGGAATTCTGGAAGCATCGCTGTGTTAAAAGAAGGATTCACCTGTCCATCAATTGTGCTCATGGCTGCCCACATACTTTGAATCTGGCTCTCTGGGCACAGACTGTCAGACTTGTAGCTTTCCTGACACAAAGTGAAGTTGTACCAGGAAACAACTGTGGATCCGGGCTCCAGGGACAAGAGGGCAAGGTGATTCCCACTGGGATCGCTGAAAAACTCCGACAGCTTCTTCAGTAGGAGCTCCACCTTGTTCCGCTGAAGGAGTAGAGAGTAAAGGCTGCGCTTGGTAAGCAAGCTAAAGCTATAGCATGGCTCGACGGAGGAACGACCGAGTTCCAGTGTGATCGGTAGTTGCGTGGACAGGCCATACCGGTCAGTGGCAACCAACACCAGATGCTGGGGAGAGAACTTCAGGTCTACTTCCAGGGGTAGACCATGCAGTTTCACTCCGGTCAGTGATAACCAAGACTGCTCAGGTGGAGGAGGTCCATTGATAAACAgaagctgcagagagagagatcctgcTCCACCATCCTCTGGGTCCTGGAAGGTTCCGGATGGTATTGTGAAATGGAATGGGAATCCAATGATGGCCTGGAGAATAGGAAGATGTTCCATCACTCTTGGAGGATTGTTAGTTAGTCCTGCAAACATGTAGAGAGTGTCAACATTAAGTTTACCCTAAAAACAGCACATCATCACAATCATCTCAGTATCCTACACACAACTGGGATTCATCTTACCAAAGAAAACTGTGGATGAAGCTGTCGGCTGAATAGATGACCTTTGCTCTACTGAAAGGTCAGGACTCCATGACAACTTTGAGGTGAGAGCACAATCCTTTGGCTCTCTAGATGTTGCTATTGCACTCAGAGAAGAGAGGTGTGGGGTGTAGGGCAGATGGACGCCTGAGGTGTGTATTGTATAGATAGATCCATCCCAGAAGACACCTTCAGAATAGGTTCCACTGAGTGACGCTGGTTTCATAGTCATAACAGTGGTAGAACTGAACGTTTTTGATATTTCCAAAAGCTCACTGGTGGCAGAAAATTGAGTAGTTATCCATTCAGTATTTATCGTGCTTTGCATGTCATGGTTACTGCTTTGTGTAGAAAGTTGGGTTTCTTGAATAGAAACCTTTGAAATGTGCTGACTTGTGAGGTATGTCACAGTTTCCTTTTGAGTACTGAAGGCCTTTTCTGAAGTCTTTTGTGTCCTGTGAATACTTTGGCCTATACCATGGGTGGCTGAGGTGAGATAGCAAGGCTGGTGGGACTTCAGATTGTTCATCCACAGAGGGGATAGTTCTACAGGACCCTGAGGTTCTGAGGGATCCAAGTTTTCCTGCATACTTGTGCCTTCTATACCCACTGATTGTGGTGGCATTTGGTCAGCTGAAAAAACAGAATCCGCTATTGAGGGTATTGAAATGCTCTGGATCACATCTTCATTTACAGTGAGAGAAGGTGTTTTTGTTTCAAAGCTTAATGCTGTCATTGTTCTTCCTAAATCAAAAGTAGCTGTGATCTCTGTTTCTAAAGTTCCTGATGCCTCAGAAAGGAGAGTGGTTGAGAAGACCCAAGCAGACTCCAAGAAGCCCATGGTTAATGTCAGACTGTTAGGTGGGGTCTGCTTGGGAAAGTTCATGTTTGAAAAGGTCAGTGAAGTTTGAAGGACTGGATTGAAAACTGTTGAGACCATATCTAAAGTAGATTTGATAGAGAGGAAAATAGATTCCTGAGTTACATCTGTGGACTTTCCTGATCTTGATCCTTGCTTAGCCTCTAGAGGCTTGGTCACTGATTGCCCCAGTGATTGCGTCAGCTCAAACAGCACACTCAAATTTTCCACAGCAAATGGTGACTGCAAATATTCAAAAGTGCTATATGTGGTTGATGTTGGTTTTATTTCATGAAAGAGTGTCTTCAATGTCAGTCTATTCTCTTCACTGACACTAAAGGATtctgaaagagagaagagggggaatgAAAAGTCTCATCATGGTGTAATGTTTCGAAAACAAAATGAATGGTTTTTGAAAATGAATTACACTATACGCACTCCATATGACATAATACAATTTTTCACATACCTGCTGTATCTGATGCTTGATACAAAGACACTCTAGCCTGTGACTGTCCCATCCAAACTGTAGATAACACTTCTCCCATTGGCTTTTCAGACAAGTGCGAAGAACTTGAAATAATAGTTTGTGTTTCAGTAAATACTAAAATTGGCATGGTGGTTGGTAGCTCTATGAAAGATGCTGACTGATATTTTTGAGCCTGGTTTAACACAGAATAATGAATATGGGGTGTCAGTGATTTTGTTGAAATAGGAGTTGTAGAAACCCCAGTAGTTTCTCCCTGGCTTGTGAAGACCGCAGATGAGTCGATATAGGGAGGGTAAGTCATCAATAATAATGAAGGATGAATAAAATGATGGCTGATCTCCGAGTGCATATGAGAAAAAATCAACGGAGAGTCAGTTGGGATTGTATGGAGAACAGATGTGGATTCCTTTGGTTCATCTTTAGTGCTAAAAGAAGTCAGCGATATTACAGTAGTTGGTGTATACATTATTGTAATCTTTTGATTGTAATCCTCAAGGCTTGCACTCTGCAAGGCTTTCCTGTCCAAGTCTCTACTTGACAAATCAGAGCTTTTCATATACTGGCTTGTCTGCTCCTCCGAAATCATGGGTTCCCATCCAAACACTGAAGATTCAATGTACAGAGGATGCTGAGATGGCTCCAGAACAGACCAGGAATCATTGAACGGTATCCATGGAGATGCATTTTGAGTCTGTGATGCCTTTCCATCTGAAGAGCTATCCACTGAACTCATAAAATTCGCTCTTCCCACATCCACAGTGCCTATAGCTGTTGTGGCAACAAACCCTTTTTCTGAGGAGGTCAGAAGTTCCTGGTCGATAATCTCATTGTCAGGACTCAGGTCTGACCTAGGGACTTCAGTGCTGGTAAAGCGTGTCTCAGGATCTATAAGAAATGCCTTGTTGGAATGGAATTGTGCTGTTAGAAAAGGAGTGGATGCAATCAAGGGAGTAGTCCTTAAACTGGACCACTGAGGTTGCACAGGTTTTGACTCCTTGAGTTTCACATTTGTTTTCGAAATGTACATTTCTGACAGTTCTACAGCCGTCTGTACCTGAGCTACGTTGTAGGTCCCAGAAGAGGCTAATGACTCGGAAATCATAGAAGCGTGATGAGTTTTGAAAATAGTGCTCCCCCCAAATGAGTGACCTGGTTCAAGTATGTGAGTAGAGTCGGTGGGAGACAAAGAATTTGTTGATGTTAAAgagtgtataggtgtgtgtttgactttAAGACAAGGCTTGAGAGTTGGTTGAGAAATTAGGTCTTGGTTGAAATTATGAACCCGACTTTGAGTCACTTGCTCCAATATAGATGGAGAGCTTGAGCTTGGCAGATGTTTGATCTCTGATAAAAAATCAATAGTTTTTAGATATAAATTTGTATGGATTTCCTTGAGAATTGGCTCTGATCTTGGCAGGTGACCTGGCTGACTTGTATCTATGGATTCAACATAGTTTAAGCCACTGGTTAAGATCTGATTGACTTTCTTTGAGGAAATCAGCTCCTGGATcgttgtctgtctgtatgtctgtgtatgtggaaTAACATCCCAAGACGAAGTTCTTTGGGTTTGTGTTACTTTCATGCTAGAGGTTGAGACAAGAACAGGTGTAGTCTCCAATGGCAATGGACGTTTTTGAATGTCTATCATGGTTGTTGTCAGTTTAGCAGATGTATGATAGTCCTGCATCTCAGCCACCCGGGTTGGAGGGGGCAGGCTGAGTGTTGGTGTAGGGGTTTGGCGTTGTTGCTGGGTACTCCTGCTCGTGCGTGATGGATACTTGTTGCCTAGCACCCTCCACCCCAGCACGGGTGTGCCCAGCAAGGTGTCCAGACGCCCAGTAGTCACACTGTGCTCCAGCACCTGGGCGAGATCGGACAGTTGGTCTAAATCTCCACAACCCACTGGCCAGAGGAGTTCAGATGAGGGAGCCTCTTTTCCTTCGGCCCCATGTTTACCATCTCCCTTAGCAACAAAGACTGTGATGTTTTCTGTTAGTAGTATGGACACGTTCATGTATGATAGTAGCTTGACTGATGCTGGGGTGAGGCGCAGGTACTCAGACAGTGTATGGACCAGCTTCACACGCCCCTGTGCATGCAGACTCAGAGCTCTCATCTGCAGAAGGAGATCTGCCCAAATGATGGTCTCCTCTTGAC
This portion of the Alosa sapidissima isolate fAloSap1 chromosome 22, fAloSap1.pri, whole genome shotgun sequence genome encodes:
- the ints13 gene encoding integrator complex subunit 13 isoform X2; the encoded protein is MKMFSVSHKTVFVVDHCPYMAESSRQQVECDILTKSRGQGVIPLAPISKSLWTCAVECSMEYCRILYDVYPAGKLVNYIVSDSEFHSLNTWRQEEQSTHELMSALAAVGPPNPQEDPECCSILHGLVAAVESLCSITEYQHESRTTLMETAERVANRGRIICLTNAKSDTHVRMLEDCVQETIQEQNKLAAGSDRLMPIQQCELVLVHVYPQGDDTLVSDRSKKEISSVLISEVHSVRAGRHLASKLNMLVQHHFDLASTTITNIPMKEEQHANTSANYDVELLHHRDAHIEFIKSGDLHMAGSTSRDSGLKETVTLKWCTPRTNSVELHYCTGAFRMSPVDVNSRPSSCLTNFLLNGRSVLLEQPRKSGSKVISHMLSSHGGEIFLHVLNSTRSTLEDPPSISEGCGGRVTDYRITDFGEFMRENRLTPFPESSSRDSAGKTPSERAKAQLERHTRYWPMIISQTTIFNMQAVVPLANLIVKESLTEEDVLTCQKTVYNLVDMERKNDPLPISTVGSRGKGPKRDEQYRIMWNELETLVKTHVNTSERHQRVLECISACRSKPAEEEDRKKRGRKREDKEDKAEKNGKDEEKSWQDSDRLKWAQDKEDQTESEIIKDSPDSPEPLNKKPRLTEEVQVPEKSKGPVSLLSMWTSRITTANSRKHQEFAGRITSVNNKAELYQNLKDENGMDTHENGKATR
- the ints13 gene encoding integrator complex subunit 13 isoform X1, which codes for MKMFSVSHKTVFVVDHCPYMAESSRQQVECDILTKSRGQGVIPLAPISKSLWTCAVECSMEYCRILYDVYPAGKLVNYIVSDSEFHSLNTWRQEEQSTHELMSALAAVGPPNPQEDPECCSILHGLVAAVESLCSITEYQHESRTTLMETAERVANRGRIICLTNAKSDTHVRMLEDCVQETIQEQNKLAAGSDRLMPIQQCELVLVHVYPQGDDTLVSDRSKKEISSVLISEVHSVRAGRHLASKLNMLVQHHFDLASTTITNIPMKEEQHANTSANYDVELLHHRDAHIEFIKSGDLHMAGSTSRDSGLKETVTLKWCTPRTNSVGMDNNELHYCTGAFRMSPVDVNSRPSSCLTNFLLNGRSVLLEQPRKSGSKVISHMLSSHGGEIFLHVLNSTRSTLEDPPSISEGCGGRVTDYRITDFGEFMRENRLTPFPESSSRDSAGKTPSERAKAQLERHTRYWPMIISQTTIFNMQAVVPLANLIVKESLTEEDVLTCQKTVYNLVDMERKNDPLPISTVGSRGKGPKRDEQYRIMWNELETLVKTHVNTSERHQRVLECISACRSKPAEEEDRKKRGRKREDKEDKAEKNGKDEEKSWQDSDRLKWAQDKEDQTESEIIKDSPDSPEPLNKKPRLTEEVQVPEKSKGPVSLLSMWTSRITTANSRKHQEFAGRITSVNNKAELYQNLKDENGMDTHENGKATR